The Nothobranchius furzeri strain GRZ-AD chromosome 8, NfurGRZ-RIMD1, whole genome shotgun sequence genome includes a region encoding these proteins:
- the LOC107395368 gene encoding cytochrome P450 2J6 encodes MWFYNFLLSVDLRGLLLFIFLFLLIADHLENRKPANFPPGPRTLPFIGNILSLDSKQPQNYFIKLAEIYGNIFTVRLGKDTFVILCGHKMMKEALVTQAENFVDRPHSSIAGRCYAEPGAGLFMSNGDKWKKQRRFALSTLRNFGLGKSMLEQSICEEIRHLQEEIEREKGKPFSPAGLFNSAVSNIVCQLVMGKRFDYSDYNFQIMLKYISESFWLQGSIWGQLYEAFPKVMDYLPGPHNKIFTYFSAIQTFLAEEIEKHKKDLDPSNPRDYIDTFLIEMKNHKDSDLGFTETNLALCSTDLFLAGTETTATTLLWALVFLIQHPEIQEMVHTEIDTVIGRTRLPSMADRINLPYTDAVIHEIQRFGNILPINGLRMAHKDTTLGGCFIPKGTAVMPILTSVLFDKTEWETPDTFNPGHFLDASGKFVKREAFLPFSSGKRVCLGEGLAKMELFLFLVGLLQKFSFSAPEGVELSAEGITGVTRVPAPFKVCARAR; translated from the exons ATGTGGTTTTATAATTTTTTGCTGAGCGTTGACCTGAGgggacttcttttgtttatttttttgttccttCTAATAGCAGACCACCTTGAGAACAGGAAACCAGCAAACTTTCCTCCAGGACCAAGGACTCTTCCCTTCATAGGGAACATCTTGAGTTTGGACAGCAAACAGCCACAGAACTATTTCATTAAG TTGGCTGAGATCTACGGAAATATCTTCACTGTTCGCTTAGGCAAAGATACGTTTGTTATTTTGTGTGGACACAAGATGATGAAGGAAGCCCTCGTGACACAAGCTGAGAACTTTGTGGATCGCCCGCACAGCTCAATAGCTGGCAGGTGTTATGCTGAACCTGGAG CCGGTCTGTTCATGAGCAACGGCGACAAATGGAAGAAACAAAGACGCTTTGCTTTGTCTACTTTGCGTAACTTTGGCCTGGGCAAAAGCATGTTGGAGCAGAGTATCTGTGAGGAGATCCGACACCTGCAGGAGGAAATAGAGAGGGAGAAAG GTAAACCTTTCAGCCCTGCAGGTCTCTTCAACAGTGCTGTGTCCAACATTGTTTGTCAGCTGGTCATGGGGAAAAGATTTGATTACAGCGACTACAACTTTCAGATCATGCTGAAATACATCTCTGAATCCTTCTGGCTACAGGGGAGCATTTGGGGTCAA CTCTATGAGGCCTTCCCCAAAGTGATGGACTACCTGCCAGGTCCCCACAACAAAATCTTCACCTATTTTTCTGCCATACAAACGTTTCTGGCGGAGGAGATAGAGAAGCACAAGAAGGATCTGGACCCCAGCAATCCTCGCGACTACATCGACACTTTCCTCATTGAAATGAAAAAT CACAAAGATTCTGACCTGGGCTTTACCGAAACCAATCTGGCGCTGTGCTCTACTGATCTTTTTCTGGCTGGAACAGAAACCACAGCCACCACTCTGCTGTGGGCGctggttttcctcatccaacaccCTGAGATCCAAG AAATGGTCCATACTGAGATTGACACTGTGATTGGAAGGACACGCCTCCCCTCTATGGCtgacagaataaatcttccttacACTGATGCTGTAATCCATGAAATCCAGAGGTTTGGAAACATACTACCAATCAACGGACTCAGGATGGCTCATAAGGACACAACTCTGGGAGGTTGTTTTATACCTAAG GGCACAGCTGTAATGCCCATCCTGACCTCTGTGTTGTTTGACAAAACTGAGTGGGAGACTCCAGACACCTTCAATCCTGGTCACTTCCTGGATGCAAGTGGGAAGTTTGTGAAGAGAGAAGCCTTCCTTCCTTTCTCATCTG GGAAACGTGTGTGTCTTGGGGAAGGCCTCGCCAAGATGGAGCTCTTTCTATTTTTGGTTGGCTTGCTGCAGAAGTTCTCCTTCTCTGCTCCTGAAGGAGTCGAGCTGAGTGCAGAAGGAATAACTGGAGTTACACGTGTTCCTGCTCCCTTCAAAGTGTGTGCCAGAGCTCGCTGA
- the LOC107395370 gene encoding cytochrome P450 2J2 codes for MIFQTLFDQMDFTGWLLLVFLLLLLIDVVKNRRPPNFPPGPWAAPFLGNIFTGLDFKSLQKLTQKYGSVFSVRKGSERLVFISGYKMVKEALVNQLDSFVDRPIIPLFHVIFKGLGIGLSSGYLWKKQRKFASTHLRYFGEGQKSLEKYIEVECNFLSEAFKEEQGRPFNPHYTLTNAVSNIVCSVVFGHRFEYSDPSYRRILELDNEAVVLAGSLRTQLYDVFPGLMKHLPGPHQTVHANYRQIVAFLRKEIEKHQEEWNPEDPRDYIDAYLAEMEKKKEDPQAGFNTDTLLICILDLIEAGTESAATTLRWALVFMMNYPEIQEKVQAEIDRVIGQSRQPTMADRPNLPYTDAVIHETQRYGNIVPMGFPKMASKDSTLGGFFIPKGTIVTTILASVLYDKKEWETPDVFNPGHFLDSEGKFLRNEAFLPFSAGKRFCVGEHLAKMELFLFFTTLLQRFTFTPVPGEMPSLEGVMGFTYSPEEFRMLAIPR; via the exons atgatttttcAAACACTTTTTGATCAAATGGACTTCACTGGTTGGTTGTTGTTAGTGTTTTTGTTACTGCTTTTAATTGATGTGGTGAAAAACAGGAGACCTCCCAACTTCCCCCCAGGACCCTGGGCTGCACCCTTTCTAGGAAATATCTTCACTGGACTGGATTTCAAATCTCTGCAGAAG CTCACACAGAAATATGGCTCCGTGTTCAGTGTGAGGAAAGGCAGCGAGAGGTTAGTTTTTATTTCGGGCTACAAAATGGTCAAAGAGGCTCTCGTCAACCAGCTGGACAGCTTTGTTGATCGACCAATAATTCCTCTTTTTCATGTCATCTTCAAGGGCCTTG GTATTGGTCTGAGCAGTGGTTACTTGTGGAAGAAGCAGAGGAAGTTTGCAAGCACTCACCTACGTTACTTTGGAGAAGGACAGAAAAGTCTAGAGAAATATATTGAAGTGGAATGCAACTTTCTCTCTGAAGCCTTCAAAGAGGAACAAG GAAGACCGTTCAACCCTCACTACACTCTAACAAATGCAGTGAGTAACATTGTCTGCTCCGTTGTCTTTGGGCATCGGTTCGAGTACTCTGATCCAAGCTATCGTAGAATCCTGGAGCTGGATAACGAAGCTGTTGTGCTGGCCGGCTCACTCCGTACTCAG CTGTATGATgtgtttcctggtctgatgaagCACCTACCAGGACCTCACCAGACCGTCCACGCCAACTACAGGCAGATTGTTGCCTTTTTGAGGAAGGAAATAGAGAAACACCAGGAGGAGTGGAACCCAGAGGACCCACGGGATTATATTGATGCCTACCTGGCAGAGATGGAGAAG AAAAAAGAAGATCCTCAAGCTGGTTTCAACACTGACACACTGCTAATTTGCATCTTGGACCTGATTGAAGCAGGAACAGAATCAGCTGCCACCACGTTACGCTGGGCCCTTGTATTCATGATGAACTACCCGGAGATACAGG AGAAAGTCCAGGCAGAGATAGACAGGGTGATCGGACAGTCTCGTCAACCCACCATGGCTGACAGACCCAACCTGCCCTACACAGACGCCGTCATCCACGAGACCCAACGATATGGAAACATTGTTCCCATGGGGTTCCCTAAAATGGCCAGCAAAGACTCAACACTGGGAGGGTTCTTCATTCCCAAG GGTACAATTGTTACTACAATCCTTGCATCTGTACTCTATGATAAAAAAGAATGGGAGACACCTGATGTCTTCAATCCTGGACATTTCTTGGACTCAGAGGGAAAATTCCTCAGAAACGAGGCTTTCTTACCATTTTCAGCAG GTAAACGTTTTTGTGTAGGAGAGCACCTGGCCAAAATGGAGCTGTTCCTTTTCTTTACAACTCTACTCCAGCGTTTCACCTTCACTCCTGTTCCTGGAGAAATGCCCAGCTTGGAGGGTGTGATGGGCTTCACTTATTCCCCCGAGGAGTTCAGGATGCTCGCCATACCTCGCTGA